The following proteins are encoded in a genomic region of Chryseobacterium cucumeris:
- the gcvP gene encoding aminomethyl-transferring glycine dehydrogenase, producing MNTEQFVSRHISLNEADKQAMLEKLGVSSIEELISQTIPSSIRLEKDLEISEPLSEYEMLNHSKELASKNTDYTSYIGFGYHNTLLPSAIQRNIFENPSWYTAYTPYQAEIAQGRLEALLNFQTVVCDLTGFALANASLLDESTAAAEAMHMFFNNRSKDQKKAGANKFFISDLVLPQTISVLKTKAEGLEIEIVVGDHKTHQFDGSYYGVLLQYPGKNGIVLDYTEDIVEYKKLDLQVAVACDPMALVKLKSPAEMGADCAVGTTQRFGIPLGYGGPHAAFFACREDYKRDIPGRIIGVSQDMYGKRALRMALQTREQHIKREKATSNICTAQVLLAVMAGMYAVYHGPKGLNYIADQIHFKANALKNGLKALGYQVVEEPIFDTVKITMAEDEKARLVRLMLDHRLNLNYFTEGVVSIAINESTTLEKLNYLMASFAQFKDKQTFKLEIKEGYSIPEENLRKDEILTESVFNKYHTETELMRYIKRLERKDLSLTHSMISLGSCTMKLNAATQMLPLSWENWGAVHPFVPVNQAEGYQEMIRELEKDLAEITGFAGTSLQPNSGAQGEYAGLMVIRQYHISRGDHHRNVVLIPQSAHGTNPASAAMAGMKIVVVKNLENGEIDFEDLKAKTELHSANLSAVMITYPSTYGFFDANIKEITNLIHEHGGQVYMDGANMNAQVGFTSPGNIGADVCHLNLHKTFAIPHGGGGPGVGPICVAKHLVPFLPSNANIRIGSKEAIDGISAAPYGSGLILNISYAYIKMLGTEGLKKATGHAILNANYLKEVLAEHFPILYSNENGRVAHECIVDFRQFKSLGIEVADVAKRLMDYGFHAPTVSFPVAGTLMIEPTESESKAEIDRFAEALISIKKEIDEIANGEADATNNVLKNAPHTEQLVISDSWDKPYSREKAAYPLEWVRDHKFFASVSRVDEAYGDRNLVCTCEPIEAYM from the coding sequence CATCTAAAAATACTGATTATACAAGTTATATCGGATTCGGATACCACAATACCCTTTTGCCTTCAGCAATCCAGAGAAATATTTTTGAAAACCCTAGCTGGTATACTGCGTATACTCCATATCAGGCAGAAATTGCACAGGGAAGACTTGAAGCTCTTCTTAATTTCCAGACTGTAGTATGCGATCTTACAGGTTTTGCATTGGCAAATGCATCTTTATTGGATGAATCTACTGCTGCTGCTGAAGCAATGCATATGTTCTTCAACAACAGATCTAAAGACCAGAAAAAAGCCGGAGCTAACAAGTTCTTCATTTCTGACCTTGTTCTTCCACAAACCATTTCTGTATTAAAAACAAAAGCTGAAGGGTTAGAAATTGAGATTGTAGTAGGAGATCATAAAACACACCAGTTTGATGGTTCTTATTATGGTGTTTTATTACAATATCCTGGTAAAAACGGAATCGTTTTAGACTATACAGAAGATATTGTAGAATATAAAAAACTTGATCTTCAGGTAGCTGTGGCTTGTGACCCGATGGCTTTGGTTAAGCTAAAGTCTCCTGCAGAAATGGGTGCTGACTGTGCCGTAGGAACTACGCAGAGATTTGGTATTCCATTAGGGTACGGAGGTCCTCACGCAGCTTTCTTCGCTTGTAGAGAAGATTATAAAAGAGATATTCCGGGAAGAATCATTGGGGTTTCTCAGGATATGTACGGAAAACGTGCATTAAGAATGGCATTACAGACCAGAGAGCAGCACATCAAAAGAGAGAAAGCTACTTCAAACATCTGTACAGCTCAGGTTCTTTTGGCTGTAATGGCAGGTATGTATGCTGTTTACCACGGACCAAAAGGATTAAACTATATCGCTGATCAGATACACTTTAAAGCAAATGCTTTGAAAAACGGTCTTAAAGCATTAGGATATCAGGTAGTAGAAGAGCCAATCTTCGATACTGTGAAAATCACTATGGCTGAAGATGAGAAAGCAAGATTGGTAAGACTAATGCTTGATCACAGATTAAACTTAAACTATTTCACAGAAGGTGTAGTAAGTATTGCGATCAACGAAAGTACAACATTAGAGAAATTAAACTATCTGATGGCTTCTTTTGCTCAGTTTAAAGACAAGCAGACTTTCAAATTAGAAATCAAAGAAGGATACAGTATTCCGGAAGAAAACTTAAGAAAAGACGAAATTCTTACAGAATCTGTATTCAACAAATACCACACGGAAACAGAATTGATGCGTTACATCAAGCGTCTTGAGAGAAAAGACTTATCATTGACCCACTCAATGATTTCTTTAGGATCTTGTACCATGAAACTGAACGCAGCCACTCAGATGTTACCGCTTTCATGGGAAAACTGGGGAGCAGTTCACCCATTCGTACCTGTAAACCAGGCTGAAGGATACCAGGAAATGATCCGTGAGTTAGAGAAAGACTTGGCAGAAATTACAGGTTTTGCAGGAACTTCTCTTCAGCCAAACTCCGGAGCTCAAGGAGAATATGCAGGATTAATGGTGATCAGACAATATCATATCTCAAGAGGTGACCACCACAGAAATGTAGTATTGATCCCTCAGTCTGCACACGGTACCAACCCGGCTTCTGCTGCTATGGCAGGAATGAAAATCGTAGTCGTGAAAAACCTTGAAAACGGGGAAATCGACTTCGAAGATCTTAAAGCTAAAACAGAACTTCATTCAGCCAACTTATCAGCTGTAATGATTACTTATCCTTCAACTTACGGTTTCTTTGATGCTAACATTAAAGAAATTACCAACCTTATCCACGAGCACGGAGGACAGGTATATATGGATGGTGCGAACATGAATGCTCAGGTAGGATTTACAAGTCCTGGAAACATCGGAGCGGACGTTTGCCACCTTAACCTTCACAAAACTTTTGCAATTCCTCACGGAGGTGGAGGTCCTGGAGTAGGTCCTATCTGTGTTGCTAAACACTTAGTGCCTTTCCTTCCTTCCAACGCGAATATCAGAATCGGTTCCAAAGAAGCAATCGACGGTATTTCTGCAGCACCTTACGGTTCAGGATTGATCCTTAACATTTCTTATGCTTACATCAAAATGTTAGGAACTGAAGGTCTTAAAAAGGCTACAGGACATGCTATCCTTAACGCTAACTATCTGAAAGAAGTGTTAGCAGAGCATTTCCCGATTTTATATTCAAACGAAAACGGAAGAGTAGCTCACGAATGTATCGTAGATTTCCGTCAGTTCAAATCTTTAGGAATTGAAGTGGCAGATGTGGCGAAGAGATTGATGGATTATGGTTTCCATGCTCCTACCGTTTCTTTCCCGGTTGCAGGTACATTAATGATTGAGCCTACAGAATCTGAAAGCAAGGCTGAAATCGATCGTTTTGCAGAAGCATTGATCTCCATCAAAAAAGAAATTGATGAAATTGCTAATGGAGAAGCAGATGCAACAAACAACGTATTGAAAAATGCTCCTCACACAGAACAACTGGTGATCTCAGATTCATGGGATAAACCATACAGCAGAGAAAAGGCAGCTTATCCTCTAGAGTGGGTAAGAGACCACAAATTCTTCGCTTCTGTATCAAGAGTAGATGAAGCTTACGGAGACAGAAACTTAGTTTGTACTTGTGAGCCAATTGAAGCTTATATGTAA
- a CDS encoding YggS family pyridoxal phosphate-dependent enzyme: MKEDILHNLALINERIRKSCEQSGRNNNEVRLLLATKTVSADHIKIALENGQELIAENKVQELKEKYEELKDISHENHFIGHLQTNKIKDILKYDVTCIQSLDRLELAEKLHQRLLAENRTMDVLIQVNTSNEESKFGINPDQAIELTRKISNYSTLKIKGLMTIGLFSAETDKVRACFKILKKLQQDIITENIPNVEMKELSMGMSSDLETAIEEGATIVRVGTAVFGARIYPDTYYWDEGKTNNKD; this comes from the coding sequence ATGAAAGAAGATATTCTCCACAACCTCGCTTTGATCAATGAAAGAATAAGAAAGTCTTGTGAGCAATCCGGAAGAAACAATAATGAAGTCAGATTATTACTGGCTACGAAAACTGTTTCTGCAGACCATATCAAAATTGCTTTGGAAAACGGACAGGAATTGATCGCAGAAAACAAAGTACAGGAATTGAAGGAGAAATATGAAGAACTGAAAGACATTTCTCATGAAAATCATTTTATAGGCCATCTTCAAACCAATAAAATCAAAGATATTCTGAAATATGATGTTACCTGTATTCAGTCTCTGGACCGTCTGGAACTTGCTGAAAAACTTCATCAAAGACTTTTGGCTGAAAACAGAACAATGGATGTTTTGATTCAGGTGAATACATCCAATGAAGAAAGCAAATTTGGAATTAATCCTGATCAGGCTATTGAACTTACCCGAAAGATTTCCAACTACTCTACTTTAAAGATAAAGGGATTGATGACCATCGGTCTGTTCAGTGCTGAGACCGATAAAGTAAGAGCATGTTTTAAAATCCTGAAAAAACTTCAACAAGATATCATCACCGAAAATATCCCCAACGTAGAAATGAAAGAGCTTTCCATGGGAATGAGCAGCGATTTGGAAACGGCCATTGAAGAAGGTGCCACGATTGTACGGGTGGGGACTGCTGTTTTTGGAGCGAGAATCTACCCAGACACTTATTATTGGGATGAAGGAAAAACAAATAATAAAGACTAA
- a CDS encoding AAA family ATPase, with the protein MNLYNLIIQDKEQVNLNEVFLNANNREQLVQLIKEHAYVKELQEYGLPVNHKILLEGSSGCGKTMTAKAIANALGKNIIILNLSNIVSSRIGETSQNIKMIFDKAARERSVLFLDELDQIGKARGSDDKDVGEMRRLVNTLIQLIDYYPENALLICATNHPEIIDTALLRRFQLKINYEMPSAEILDSYYNQLLAQFPEDLRTIERKYSVSFAEAKDHALTAVKAALIKKLEAKEIIPS; encoded by the coding sequence ATGAATCTGTACAACCTTATTATTCAAGATAAAGAACAGGTAAATCTTAACGAAGTATTTCTCAATGCGAACAACAGGGAACAGCTTGTACAACTTATCAAGGAGCATGCTTATGTTAAGGAACTGCAGGAATACGGCCTGCCGGTTAACCATAAGATTCTGCTTGAAGGAAGTTCCGGATGTGGAAAAACAATGACAGCCAAGGCCATTGCCAATGCTCTGGGAAAAAATATTATTATTTTAAACCTTAGTAATATTGTTTCGTCCCGTATCGGGGAAACGTCCCAGAATATCAAAATGATTTTTGACAAAGCCGCCAGAGAAAGGTCGGTACTTTTTCTTGACGAACTGGATCAGATCGGAAAAGCAAGAGGCAGCGATGATAAAGATGTAGGCGAAATGAGAAGATTAGTTAATACCCTGATTCAGCTGATTGATTATTATCCTGAAAATGCGCTTTTAATCTGTGCCACCAATCATCCTGAGATTATTGATACTGCCCTTTTAAGACGTTTCCAGCTAAAAATTAATTATGAAATGCCTTCCGCTGAAATTCTGGATTCGTACTACAATCAATTATTAGCACAGTTTCCGGAAGATTTGAGAACGATTGAAAGAAAATACTCTGTTTCTTTTGCTGAAGCTAAAGACCATGCTTTAACCGCCGTCAAAGCTGCTTTAATAAAAAAACTGGAGGCTAAAGAAATTATCCCATCATGA
- a CDS encoding DMT family transporter, with protein MGRSYIFLALAIIFEIIATTFLKKSEEFSKLWPSVVTVAGYACAFYFLSLTLRQIPVGITYAIWSGVGIVFITMIGVIAFKQIPDLPAIIGIALIVTGVIIINVFSKMGTH; from the coding sequence ATGGGACGCAGTTATATTTTTCTTGCTCTGGCAATCATATTTGAAATTATTGCCACTACTTTTCTGAAAAAATCTGAGGAATTTTCCAAACTATGGCCATCTGTAGTAACAGTTGCCGGATATGCCTGCGCTTTTTATTTTTTAAGCCTTACCCTTCGTCAGATTCCTGTAGGAATTACCTACGCCATCTGGTCCGGCGTAGGGATTGTATTTATAACGATGATCGGAGTGATAGCCTTCAAACAGATCCCGGATCTGCCGGCTATCATTGGTATTGCCCTGATTGTAACCGGAGTGATTATTATCAATGTATTCTCAAAAATGGGAACCCATTAA
- a CDS encoding glycosyltransferase family 32 protein — MAVPKQIFQTFKTKKLPFITRYHIWNMKRKNPEYSYFFYDDSDIEKFLTEEFPPSYIETYHKLTIGAAKADFFRYAILYKKGGIYLDIDSSIVKPFRELIKESDEAVISAERHANLYVQWGLIFNKNHPFLKKTLELMLDNINNHRYPNDVHATTGPTVFSKGIKQSLAENPSIPFTLFDGIEFRGFLKFKYKLGKFFLYKKRSEHWKQQQMQQDIIV, encoded by the coding sequence ATGGCAGTACCCAAACAAATATTTCAGACTTTTAAAACCAAAAAACTTCCTTTTATTACACGATATCACATCTGGAATATGAAAAGAAAGAATCCGGAATACAGCTACTTCTTTTATGATGACAGTGATATTGAAAAATTTCTCACAGAAGAATTTCCTCCCAGCTATATCGAAACGTACCATAAACTGACAATTGGTGCTGCAAAAGCTGACTTTTTCAGGTACGCTATTTTATATAAAAAAGGAGGCATTTATCTGGATATTGACAGCAGTATCGTAAAGCCGTTCCGGGAACTTATCAAAGAAAGTGACGAAGCGGTGATCAGTGCGGAAAGACATGCCAATTTATATGTGCAATGGGGACTTATTTTTAATAAAAACCATCCTTTTCTTAAGAAAACATTAGAACTGATGCTTGATAATATCAATAATCACCGGTATCCGAATGATGTACACGCTACTACTGGTCCTACTGTCTTCAGTAAGGGTATAAAACAGTCTCTGGCAGAAAATCCTTCTATTCCTTTTACTTTATTTGACGGCATTGAGTTCAGAGGTTTTTTAAAGTTCAAATATAAACTGGGTAAGTTCTTTTTATACAAAAAAAGGTCTGAACACTGGAAGCAGCAGCAAATGCAGCAGGATATTATTGTTTAA
- a CDS encoding sensor histidine kinase produces MKYSPWKFEETFVIDFLVEAKYGFRRHLLFLIFFFFLLYSARFWHWYSGIYQYYVLFFVYVILIAMVYINIYVLVPRFFFKTKYVTYLVLLVLMGVMGLNFIGYSFRHLFQDFRTQYIPKDNERGGIYEGVLMCIPIILTTTTIKLLQKWISDNKRINELSNLTLNMELNELRNQINPHFLFNMLNNVKALIRTDPAKASVVIVKLSEFLRYQLYENSEEKTLLTSEIDFLSNFLNLEKIRRDNFSFDIQVNIDQRVISSTFIPPNLFTTFVENAVKHSVDLSGRESWVKIEINIDNRLLYFRCVNSRSEGYLPADKRSSGLGLANITRRLELLYNDTFDLKIESDDTEYSVNLKIPV; encoded by the coding sequence ATGAAATATAGCCCGTGGAAATTTGAAGAAACCTTTGTGATCGATTTTCTGGTGGAAGCGAAGTATGGATTCCGAAGGCATCTGCTGTTCCTGATCTTCTTTTTCTTTTTACTGTACAGCGCAAGATTCTGGCACTGGTATTCCGGAATATATCAGTACTATGTTTTATTCTTTGTGTATGTGATTCTGATCGCAATGGTCTACATTAATATATATGTATTGGTTCCTCGGTTTTTCTTTAAAACAAAATATGTCACTTATCTTGTTCTGCTCGTCCTTATGGGTGTGATGGGACTTAATTTCATCGGGTACAGTTTCAGACATCTTTTTCAGGATTTCAGAACACAATACATTCCGAAAGATAATGAAAGAGGAGGCATTTATGAGGGCGTTCTGATGTGTATTCCGATCATCCTGACGACGACAACCATCAAACTTCTGCAGAAATGGATCAGTGATAATAAAAGAATCAATGAACTGAGCAATCTTACCCTGAATATGGAGCTGAATGAATTGAGAAACCAGATCAATCCGCATTTTCTGTTCAACATGCTGAATAATGTAAAAGCATTGATCAGAACAGATCCGGCCAAAGCATCTGTAGTCATTGTAAAACTTTCCGAGTTTCTCAGATATCAGCTGTATGAAAACAGCGAAGAAAAAACGTTGCTGACTTCAGAGATTGATTTCCTGTCTAACTTTTTAAATCTTGAAAAAATAAGACGGGACAATTTTTCTTTTGACATTCAGGTCAATATTGATCAAAGAGTAATAAGCAGTACCTTTATTCCTCCGAATCTGTTTACCACTTTTGTAGAAAATGCGGTAAAACATAGTGTGGATCTTAGTGGAAGAGAATCCTGGGTGAAAATAGAAATCAATATCGATAATCGGCTGCTTTATTTCAGATGTGTGAATTCAAGAAGTGAAGGTTATCTTCCTGCGGACAAAAGGAGCAGTGGACTTGGGCTCGCCAATATCACGAGAAGACTGGAACTTCTTTATAATGATACTTTTGATTTGAAGATAGAATCTGATGATACAGAATATAGTGTAAATTTAAAAATTCCCGTGTGA
- a CDS encoding LytR/AlgR family response regulator transcription factor, translating into MNCIIIDDEPLARSEMRSLIAEISGIGILGEFSNALSALEFLKDNEVDLIFLDIEMPMVTGLEFAEMLPKKSLIIFTTAYSQYALKSYELEAVDYLLKPIDPQRLEKAIDKAVLYTELLSKNTVKNTVESNTADFLFIKAERRFYKISFSDIKFIEGLKDYVVIHTKQQKLITAMNLKTIHQKISGETFIRVSKSYVVNMNYIDSFDNHNIYIEDSEIPLGEVYRSEFFTRFAGGLLNSD; encoded by the coding sequence ATGAATTGTATTATAATTGATGATGAACCTCTGGCAAGATCCGAGATGAGATCGCTGATCGCTGAAATTTCCGGTATCGGTATCCTTGGGGAATTTTCCAATGCGCTTTCTGCTCTCGAATTTCTTAAAGATAATGAGGTAGATCTTATTTTCCTTGATATAGAAATGCCTATGGTAACAGGTCTTGAATTTGCAGAAATGCTTCCGAAAAAATCACTGATCATTTTTACAACTGCCTATTCCCAATATGCCCTGAAAAGTTATGAACTGGAAGCAGTAGACTATCTTTTGAAACCTATTGATCCGCAAAGGCTGGAAAAAGCAATTGATAAAGCGGTACTTTACACCGAACTTTTATCTAAGAATACCGTGAAAAATACGGTAGAATCCAATACCGCAGACTTCCTGTTCATAAAGGCAGAACGCAGGTTCTATAAAATCAGTTTTTCAGATATCAAATTTATTGAAGGGCTCAAAGACTATGTCGTTATTCATACAAAGCAGCAAAAGCTGATCACTGCAATGAATTTGAAAACCATTCATCAGAAGATTTCCGGGGAAACCTTTATCAGAGTCAGCAAATCCTACGTGGTGAATATGAATTATATAGATTCATTTGACAATCATAATATATATATTGAAGATTCCGAAATTCCTCTTGGTGAAGTCTACCGCTCCGAGTTTTTTACAAGATTTGCGGGAGGTCTTCTCAACTCAGACTAA
- a CDS encoding DNA-formamidopyrimidine glycosylase family protein, with product MPEGPSIILMKESLQPFAGQQVTEVSGNAQFEKDSFIGQTLLEIRTFGKQTYLVFEKAAIRIHLLMFGSYSIDEQTKPDKSLRLALFFATGSIYFYTCSVKSVDIDFLSSIDWEADVMSDQWNPKKAEEKLKSNPKMMVCDALMNQDIFSGVGNIIKNEVLFRIGVQPESLVGNLPAKKRKELIAEARNYSFDFLKWKREFVLKKHWLVHTKSVCPVCGQKLVKKQTGVGKRRSFYCEKDQKLY from the coding sequence ATGCCTGAAGGTCCATCCATCATATTAATGAAAGAAAGCCTGCAGCCATTTGCAGGACAGCAAGTGACAGAAGTTTCAGGGAATGCCCAATTTGAGAAAGATTCTTTCATTGGCCAGACTCTTCTCGAAATCCGTACTTTTGGAAAACAGACTTACCTCGTTTTTGAAAAAGCAGCCATCCGGATTCATTTATTAATGTTTGGCTCTTATAGCATTGATGAGCAGACCAAGCCGGATAAAAGTTTGCGTTTAGCCTTGTTTTTCGCTACCGGAAGTATTTATTTTTATACCTGCTCTGTGAAATCCGTAGATATTGATTTTCTCTCCAGCATTGATTGGGAAGCCGATGTGATGAGCGATCAGTGGAATCCCAAAAAAGCAGAAGAGAAATTGAAATCCAATCCGAAAATGATGGTTTGTGATGCATTGATGAATCAGGATATTTTTTCGGGTGTGGGAAATATTATTAAAAATGAGGTTCTTTTCAGGATTGGCGTACAGCCGGAAAGCTTAGTGGGTAATCTTCCTGCTAAAAAAAGAAAAGAATTAATCGCTGAAGCCAGAAATTACAGTTTCGATTTTCTGAAATGGAAAAGAGAATTTGTTCTGAAAAAGCACTGGCTGGTTCATACAAAATCGGTGTGTCCGGTTTGTGGACAAAAATTGGTTAAGAAACAAACGGGCGTAGGAAAAAGAAGAAGTTTTTATTGTGAAAAGGATCAGAAGCTTTATTGA
- a CDS encoding class I SAM-dependent methyltransferase: MTDNTWLNRWDERYSTKEFAYGTEPNNYLREQLTRITPGKILFPAEGEGRNAVFAATQGWQVSAFDISANGRNKALQLAEQLETTIDYQVGELSTLNYQKEQFDAIALIYAHFPGDIKSSIHQMLNQYLRKGGFIIFEAFSKNHLEYIAKNEKVGGPKDIESLFSIEEIKADFPDYDIIELAEKEIELNEGLFHNGTGSVIRFVGQKLA; the protein is encoded by the coding sequence ATGACAGACAACACATGGCTCAACAGATGGGACGAAAGGTACAGCACCAAAGAGTTTGCGTATGGAACAGAACCCAACAATTATCTCAGAGAACAATTAACACGGATAACGCCCGGAAAAATACTTTTTCCTGCTGAAGGTGAAGGCCGGAATGCAGTTTTCGCAGCAACACAGGGATGGCAGGTTTCAGCTTTTGATATCAGTGCAAACGGCAGAAATAAAGCATTACAACTTGCAGAACAACTGGAAACCACCATTGATTATCAGGTTGGAGAACTTTCAACGTTGAACTATCAGAAAGAACAATTTGATGCCATTGCTCTTATTTATGCTCATTTCCCGGGAGACATTAAATCTTCTATCCATCAGATGCTGAATCAGTATCTGCGTAAAGGCGGTTTTATTATTTTCGAAGCTTTCAGTAAAAACCATCTGGAATATATTGCAAAGAACGAGAAAGTAGGCGGTCCAAAGGATATTGAATCCTTATTTTCTATTGAGGAAATCAAAGCCGATTTTCCGGATTATGATATTATTGAATTAGCTGAAAAAGAAATAGAACTCAATGAGGGACTATTTCACAACGGGACAGGTTCCGTCATTCGTTTTGTAGGACAAAAACTGGCCTAA
- a CDS encoding deoxyguanosinetriphosphate triphosphohydrolase: MNLNQIFTNQRTGNNPQTKASRTDFQRDFDRIIFSSAFRRLQNKTQVFPLPGSVFVHNRLTHSLEVSSVGRSLGSIIGEFIAEDFKNDLTEDSKNFYLYNLGNVIAAACLCHDVGNPAFGHSGEDAIASYFERNEKDLKSKFNEKEWADLVNFEGNANAIRVLAQQQQGKDAGGIQLTFSTLASIAKYPCEAVAKKKGIIHRKKFGFFQNEKDIFLEIAKGTQLISESEEPHIFKRHPFVWLVEAADDICYNIIDMEDAHRLGIVSTADCKNLFFELVKSETDDVQRIETKLRSISNENEQISYLRAKVINALINKSIEMYKHNFETILEGNLSNGLLDIYKKENKALQDIESFSVEKIYNHKAVVEIENAGYNVMYELLDHFIPSILKSKDNRKSYDEKALKLIPKQFIYNDGTDYQKVLGVIDFVSGMTDNYATDLYRKIKGIDIGMTV; this comes from the coding sequence ATGAATTTAAACCAGATTTTCACCAATCAACGTACAGGAAACAATCCACAGACCAAAGCTTCGCGAACTGATTTTCAAAGGGATTTCGATAGAATTATCTTCTCTTCTGCCTTCAGAAGACTGCAGAATAAAACGCAGGTTTTTCCCCTTCCGGGAAGTGTTTTTGTGCACAACAGACTTACGCATTCTCTGGAAGTATCATCCGTAGGAAGAAGTTTGGGAAGTATTATCGGTGAATTTATTGCTGAAGATTTTAAAAACGACCTCACTGAAGATTCAAAGAATTTTTATCTCTATAATTTAGGAAATGTAATTGCCGCAGCGTGTTTGTGCCATGATGTGGGAAATCCTGCATTCGGACATTCCGGAGAAGATGCCATTGCCAGCTATTTTGAACGAAATGAAAAGGATCTGAAATCAAAATTCAATGAAAAGGAGTGGGCAGATCTGGTTAATTTTGAAGGAAATGCAAACGCCATCAGAGTATTGGCACAGCAGCAACAAGGAAAAGATGCAGGAGGTATCCAGCTGACATTCTCAACGCTGGCAAGTATCGCAAAATATCCGTGTGAAGCGGTAGCGAAAAAGAAAGGAATTATTCACCGGAAGAAATTCGGGTTTTTCCAGAATGAAAAAGATATTTTCCTGGAAATTGCCAAAGGAACACAGCTTATTTCTGAAAGTGAAGAACCTCACATTTTTAAAAGACATCCTTTTGTATGGCTCGTAGAGGCGGCTGACGATATCTGTTATAACATCATTGATATGGAAGATGCTCACAGATTGGGAATTGTTTCCACAGCAGACTGCAAAAACCTGTTTTTCGAGCTGGTAAAATCGGAGACGGATGATGTTCAGAGAATTGAAACAAAGTTACGTTCTATATCCAATGAAAATGAACAGATTTCTTATTTAAGAGCAAAAGTAATCAATGCATTAATCAACAAATCGATTGAGATGTATAAGCATAACTTTGAAACGATTCTTGAAGGAAATCTTAGTAATGGATTACTTGATATTTATAAAAAAGAAAATAAAGCACTGCAGGATATCGAAAGTTTCTCGGTAGAAAAAATTTACAATCATAAAGCTGTTGTTGAAATTGAAAATGCCGGTTACAATGTAATGTATGAATTGCTGGATCACTTTATTCCTTCCATTCTGAAGTCTAAAGATAACAGAAAATCATATGATGAAAAAGCTTTGAAATTAATTCCAAAGCAATTCATTTACAATGACGGCACCGATTATCAGAAAGTTCTTGGGGTTATTGATTTCGTTTCCGGAATGACAGATAATTACGCTACCGATTTATATAGAAAAATTAAAGGAATAGACATCGGAATGACCGTATAA